A region of Toxorhynchites rutilus septentrionalis strain SRP chromosome 1, ASM2978413v1, whole genome shotgun sequence DNA encodes the following proteins:
- the LOC129761072 gene encoding uncharacterized protein LOC129761072 has translation MHLHEKFGHANRETVFNELRQKFWIPHARAAIRQVSKECVWCKVNRCEPSIPMMAPLPIQRTTPHLRPFGAVGIDYLGPVDVTVGRRNEKRWVAVFTCMAVRAVHLDVVYSLSTQSCLMAIKRFTSKRGVPEQIFSDNATCFHGANTVMRGEINKINQECAEKIISPVTSWHFNPPGTPHMGGVWERMVRSVKEALRTLDDGQRMTDEILVTSLAEAEDLINSRPLTYIPQESADEEAITPNHFIRGTTTSEDVHLDNSVEFSETLRNVYKRSRYLANEFWERWSKEYLPTLNHRSKWFEEKKPLEVGDLVFLVEGKDRKNWKRGLVQKVIKGADGRIRQAEIGTADGKVYRRAAANLAVLEVQ, from the coding sequence ATGCACTTACACGAAAAGTTTGGCCATGCAAACAGAGAGACTGTGTTCAACGAATTGCGTCAGAAATTCTGGATACCGCACGCGCGTGCAGCTATCCGACAGGTGTCCAAGGAATGCGTGTGGTGCAAGGTAAATCGATGTGAACCTTCTATACCGATGATGGCCCCATTACCCATTCAGCGCACTACACCTCACCTACGACCTTTCGGCGCAGTAGGAATAGATTATCTGGGACCGGTTGACGTAACGGTTGGCCGCAGAAATGAGAAACGATGGGTAGCGGTGTTTACGTGTATGGCTGTTAGAGCCGTACACTTGGATGTGGTCTATAGTCTGAGCACACAATCTTGTCTGATGGCGATCAAAAGATTCACGAGCAAACGAGGAGTCCCAGAACAAATATTTTCGGACAATGCTACGTGTTTCCATGGAGCAAATACCGTCATGAGAGGCGAAATAAACAAAATCAACCAAGAGTGTGCAGAGAAAATCATATCACCTGTTACATCGTGGCATTTCAACCCTCCCGGAACACCGCACATGGGCGGTGTTTGGGAACGAATGGTACGGTCCGTCAAAGAGGCTCTACGCACATTGGACGACGGACAAAGAATGACGGATGAGATTCTCGTAACGTCGTTAGCAGAAGCTGAGGACTTGATAAACTCCCGCCCGTTGACGTATATTCCACAAGAATCAGCCGACGAGGAAGCGATAACTCCGAACCACTTCATCCGTGGAACAACGACAAGTGAAGATGTACACCTGGATAACTCGGTTGAATTTTCTGAAACTCTACGCAACGTCTATAAACGATCAAGGTATTTGGCCAATGAGTTTTGGGAACGCTGGTCAAAGGAGTACCTACCCACACTGAATCATCGTTCCAAATggttcgaagaaaaaaaaccactGGAAGTCGGAGATCTAGTGTTTCTTGTTGAGGGAAAGGATCGGAAAAATTGGAAACGAGGACTTGTACAGAAAGTAATCAAGGGAGCGGATGGAAGGATTCGTCAAGCGGAAATAGGAACAGCAGACGGCAAAGTATACAGGCGTGCTGCGGCAAATCTAGCGGTGTTAGAAGTCCAGTAA